In Nostoc sp. CENA543, a single genomic region encodes these proteins:
- a CDS encoding KGK domain-containing protein yields the protein MEDNFNLSNCSDNDVFSVKDQVFKASQIRQALQKIFLEQLSKELYILLNDCGISIDPGGYIVGNRFYRYDSQFFEEGIECEILQPGTAGWQTGKVRINVNIEFIPDTSNTTASTSPLDDLRRRMNEE from the coding sequence ATGGAAGATAATTTTAATTTGAGTAACTGTAGTGACAATGATGTTTTTTCGGTGAAAGATCAGGTATTTAAAGCTAGTCAAATTAGGCAAGCACTACAAAAAATATTTCTTGAGCAATTATCTAAGGAACTTTATATATTGTTAAATGATTGTGGTATATCAATAGATCCAGGTGGTTACATAGTTGGTAATAGATTCTATCGCTATGATTCTCAGTTCTTTGAGGAAGGAATAGAATGTGAAATACTGCAACCTGGAACTGCTGGTTGGCAAACAGGAAAAGTTAGAATTAATGTTAACATAGAATTTATCCCAGACACATCTAATACAACAGCATCAACATCACCATTAGATGATCTGCGGCGCAGGATGAATGAAGAATAA
- a CDS encoding HNH endonuclease gives MNKTPCIHIPQSVRQYVFQRDKYQCQSCGKTGLETDLNIDHIIPLARGGQNDISNLQTLCCTCNQRKTDKIDHRFRRKFKI, from the coding sequence ATGAATAAGACACCATGCATTCATATACCACAATCAGTTAGACAATATGTGTTCCAACGGGATAAATATCAATGTCAAAGTTGCGGTAAAACAGGCTTAGAAACTGATTTAAATATCGACCATATTATCCCCTTAGCGCGCGGTGGTCAAAACGATATCAGCAACTTGCAGACTCTTTGCTGTACCTGTAATCAACGTAAGACAGATAAAATTGACCACCGCTTCCGACGCAAGTTTAAAATTTAG
- a CDS encoding AbfB domain-containing protein produces MVILPLYRQLTLNYPTYYIGQTNSLGYIQPVNSSSDTLTKNNATWNFVPGLANANCVSCESKTNSGYYLRHQGYRVQLNQNDNTDLFKADATFCPKLGLADTTALSFASFNDPTHYLRNRNYELRIEPQAGDIGYKNDASFQIAAPWIQ; encoded by the coding sequence GTGGTAATCCTTCCCCTGTACCGCCAGCTAACGCTTAATTATCCCACTTACTACATTGGACAAACAAATTCTTTAGGTTATATCCAACCAGTTAATAGTAGTAGTGATACCTTGACGAAGAATAATGCAACTTGGAATTTTGTCCCAGGATTGGCAAATGCAAATTGTGTTTCTTGTGAGTCGAAAACTAATTCTGGCTATTATTTAAGGCATCAAGGTTATCGTGTGCAATTAAATCAAAACGACAACACAGATTTATTCAAAGCTGATGCCACATTCTGTCCCAAACTTGGACTTGCAGATACAACTGCGCTGTCATTTGCCTCATTTAACGATCCCACTCACTATCTGCGTAATCGCAATTATGAGTTGCGGATTGAACCCCAAGCTGGGGATATTGGGTACAAAAACGACGCATCATTTCAAATAGCTGCGCCTTGGATACAATAA
- a CDS encoding mechanosensitive ion channel family protein has product MNFNQIIPVVLGLLTQFGLKLIGAIAIWFIGQNLIDFGLKLLRRAFRTQHIEPTLVNYLLNIVAVTLRIILIVAILGFFGVETTSFAALLAALGIAIGAAWSGLLANFAAGAFLMIFRPFKAGDLISAAGVTGTVAEIGLFTTTINTLDNVMTIVANNKIFSDNIENFSANPYRRVDLKAQIHHSVDHNEAIRLLKQRISQIPHVLNNPAPDVEILDFNLAGTVLAVRPYCHNQDYWQVYFDTNKAIKETFGEAGYPVPEQRYGFSGNTEDGNKPLISTSFQK; this is encoded by the coding sequence ATGAATTTCAATCAAATTATTCCTGTTGTACTGGGATTACTAACACAATTTGGATTGAAATTAATAGGCGCGATCGCAATTTGGTTTATCGGTCAAAATTTAATTGATTTTGGCTTAAAATTACTCCGTCGCGCTTTTCGTACCCAGCATATTGAACCGACGCTGGTGAATTATCTACTCAATATCGTTGCAGTGACGCTGAGAATTATTCTAATTGTGGCGATTCTTGGCTTTTTCGGTGTTGAAACTACTTCTTTTGCGGCATTGTTAGCAGCATTAGGTATCGCCATTGGTGCGGCTTGGAGTGGCTTATTAGCAAACTTTGCGGCTGGTGCTTTTTTAATGATTTTTCGTCCATTTAAGGCTGGTGATTTGATATCAGCCGCAGGTGTAACTGGAACAGTAGCAGAAATAGGACTATTCACAACTACTATTAATACACTTGACAATGTAATGACAATTGTCGCCAATAATAAAATATTTTCAGATAACATTGAGAATTTTTCAGCTAATCCTTATCGGCGTGTTGATCTGAAAGCACAAATACATCACAGTGTTGACCATAATGAAGCAATCAGGCTATTAAAACAGAGAATCAGCCAAATTCCTCATGTTTTAAATAATCCTGCACCCGATGTAGAAATTTTAGATTTTAATCTAGCAGGTACAGTCTTAGCGGTGCGTCCCTACTGTCATAATCAAGATTATTGGCAGGTTTATTTTGACACTAATAAAGCTATCAAAGAAACTTTTGGCGAAGCTGGTTATCCAGTTCCCGAACAACGCTATGGCTTTAGTGGTAATACGGAAGATGGAAATAAACCCCTGATTTCTACCTCTTTTCAGAAGTAA